In Topomyia yanbarensis strain Yona2022 chromosome 2, ASM3024719v1, whole genome shotgun sequence, one DNA window encodes the following:
- the LOC131684140 gene encoding LYR motif-containing protein 4 — MKVLTLYKQMLRESQKFSSYNYRSYALRRIRDAFRENKTLTDATKIQSELEYAQNNLEIIKRQALLSQLFRVDKLVIEK, encoded by the exons ATGAAAGTCCTCACCCTGTATAAACAGATGCTCCGGGAGTCACAGAAATTTAGCTCCTACAATTACCG ATCGTACGCACTGCGCCGGATCCGGGATGCATTTCGAGAGAACAAAACCTTAACTGACGCGACAAAGATACAAAGCGAGTTGGAATACGCTCAAAATAATTTGGAGATTATTAAACGACAG GCTTTACTCAGTCAGCTATTCCGAGTGGATAAATTAGTCATCGAGAAATAA
- the LOC131684137 gene encoding D-2-hydroxyglutarate dehydrogenase, mitochondrial isoform X1 encodes MTLRSILLAPSKLLQRRGIQNLYRQYASGHREIPALTKERYPIKRGKFSEVSDGDIARFESILGGKNRVLTATEEIQGYNIDYLGSVRGFSRVVLKPKSTEEVSEILKYCNERKLAVCPQGGNTGLVGGSVPVFDEIVISLQLMDKIEKIDEYSGILVCQAGCVLETLEQKANEKGLVMPIDLGAKGSCHVGGNLSTNAGGLRLVRYGNLHGSVLGVEAVTAEGRVLDLMSNFKKDNTGYHLKHLFIGSEGTLGIITRLSIFCPTASKSINVAFLGLDSYESVKNTFLAAKRNLGEILSSCEMIDALSLESSTYHFNLQSPIEKYPFYMLIETSGSNIAHDEEKLTNFLESTMEKGLVLDGTVTNEPTKMRNIWKLRELIADSLINDGYCFKYDISLPLDNFYDIVLAVRDRVGPLATKVTGYGHIGDSNLHLNVSCPKYGSEIHKLLEPFVYEYTSNVRGSVSAEHGIGFLKTKYLKYSKRPESLLLMTQLKGLMDPNGILNPYKVLPQV; translated from the exons ATGACCCTCCGTTCGATCCTCCTTGCCCCGAGCAAGCTCCTCCAGCGGAGGGGAATTCAAAACCTATACCGTCAGTACGCATCGGGTCATCGCGAAATACCTGCCCTGACGAAAGAACGTTACCCGATCAAACGTGGTAAGTTCTCCGAAGTATCCGATGGTGACATTGCCAGGTTTGAGTCGATTCTCGGTGGAAAAAATCGTGTTCTGACGGCGACGGAAGAAATCCAGGGCTACAATATCGACTATCTGGGCAGTGTTCGCGGATTCAGTCGTGTGGTTCTGAAGCCAAAAAGTACCGAGGAGGTGTCGGAGATTCTGAAGTATTGTAACGAGCGAAAACTGGCTGTTTGTCCGCAAGGGGGCAACACAGGGTTAGTCGGTGGCTCTGTACCGGTGTTCGATGAAATTGTTATATCACTACAACTGATGGATAAGATCGAGAAGATTGATGAGTACTCCGGAATATTGGTGTGTCAGGCAGGATGTGTTCTGGAAACCCTGGAACAGAAAGCCAACGAAAAGGGTTTAGTAATGCCAATTGATTTAGGTGCTAAGGGATCGTGTCACGTCGGAGGAAATCTGTCAACAAATGCCGGCGGTTTGAGACTAGTTCGGTACGGGAATCTTCACGGTTCGGTGCTCGGAGTTGAAGCG GTAACAGCTGAAGGACGAGTTCTGGATTTGATGTCCAACTTCAAAAAAGACAACACTGGTTATCATCTGAAGCATTTGTTTATTGGATCCGAAGGAACCTTGGGCATCATCACACGGTTGAGCATTTTCTGTCCGACTGCATCCAAATCGATTAATGTGGCATTTTTGGGATTGGATAGTTATGAATCGGTCAAGAATACTTTCTTGGCCGCTAAACGTAATCTTGGTGAAATTTTGTCATCATGTGAGATGATCGATGCACTTTCGCTGGAAAGTAGTACCTACCACTTCAACCTACA ATCCCCCATCGAAAAGTACCCGTTCTACATGCTGATTGAAACCTCGGGTAGTAATATAGCACATGATGAAGAGAAACTTACCAACTTCCTGGAGAGCACTATGGAGAAAGGTCTCGTACTCGACGGCACCGTTACCAATGAACCCACCAAAATGAGA aatatttgGAAACTGCGTGAGCTGATAGCGGATAGTCTTATCAACGATGGTTACTGCTTTAAGTACGACATCTCGCTACCATTGGACAATTTTTACGACATTGTTCTGGCGGTTCGAGATCGCGTCGGCCCTCTGGCAACCAAAGTTACCGGTTACGGTCACATCGGGGATTCGAATCTGCACCTGAACGTATCCTGTCCGAAGTACGGCTCGGAGATTCACAAGTTGCTGGAACCGTTTGTGTACGAATACACTTCGAATGTTCGCGGCAGCGTCAGTGCCGAGCATGGAATTGGGTTCCtgaagacaaaatatttaaagtATTCGAAACGACCGGAATCTTTGTTGTTGATGACTCAGTTGAAGGGATTAATGGATCCCAACGGAATTCtgaatccatacaaagtgctaCCTCAGGTTTAG
- the LOC131684137 gene encoding D-2-hydroxyglutarate dehydrogenase, mitochondrial isoform X2, translating into MLNKLLLSIRVPRRLLGGINRYLHEIPLSKDRYGIKRAPFSSITDKDIQHFQNILPVQNQILLGPEETTGYNRDYFRYVRGLGTIVLKPRTTNEVSAILGHCNKRRLAVSIFGGNTGVCGGSIPVFDEIIVSMELMNRIEAIDEYSGILVCQSGCVLEQLEEQLSAKRMIMPLDLGSKGSCQLGGNLATNAGGIRLMRYGNLHGSVLGLEAVIADGTVIDLMSNFKKDNTGYHLKRMFIGSEGTLGVITRVAIACPTATTTQNVLFLGMESYEAVLRTFLESKIRLGEILTSCELIDRVSLEVTVEYLKHAAPIGNFPFYMLLETTGNKKEHDDEKVREFLEFAIGRGIVADGVLACEPSKVEKLWQLRERIPAATYSNNFCLTYDLSLPLERFYDIVPAMRERVGHLVKVVCGFGHIGDSNIHLNIAGDVLTNEVQQLVDPFVYEFSRKLNGSVSAEHGIGLLKPKYLSYSKSAEAIALMKQLKVMMDPKAILNPYKVLV; encoded by the exons ATGCTTAACAAATTGCTACTTAGCATACGTGTCCCTCGCCGACTGCTCGGTGGCATCAATAGATACCTGCATGAGATTCCTTTATCAAAG GACCGATACGGTATCAAGCGTGCACCGTTTTCCAGCATTACAGACAAAGATATTCAACATTTCCAAAACATTCTTCCCGTTCAAAATCAAATACTACTAGGTCCGGAGGAAACGACCGGTTATAATCGCGATTACTTCAGATACGTCCGTGGACTTGGTACGATTGTGCTGAAACCTAGAACTACCAATGAAGTATCAGCCATATTGGGCCACTGCAACAAGCGCCGATTGGCTGTTTCGATATTCGGCGGCAACACCGGTGTCTGTGGTGGATCGATCCCCGTTTTTGATGAAATTATTGTCTCCATGGAATTGATGAACCGGATTGAAGCAATCGATGAATATTCCGGAATATTAGTCTGCCAATCGGGTTGTGTGTTGGAACAACTGGAAGAACAATTGTCAGCTAAGAGGATGATAATGCCACTGGACCTCGGCTCGAAGGGTTCCTGTCAGCTGGGAGGCAACCTAGCGACCAATGCAGGTGGCATTCGGTTGATGCGCTACGGCAATCTGCACGGTTCTGTGCTAGGCTTGGAAGCAGTTATTGCTGACGGTACAGTGATTGACTTGATGTCAAACTTCAAAAAGGACAACACAGGTTATCATCTCAAGCGCATGTTCATCGGTTCCGAGGGGACACTGGGTGTGATAACACGGGTGGCGATCGCTTGCCCAACTGCTACCACAACACAAAATGTACTGTTTCTAGGGATGGAAAGCTACGAAGCAGTTCTGCGGACTTTCCTAGAGAGCAAAATACGCCTCGGTGAAATATTAACATCGTGTGAACTGATCGATCGTGTGTCATTGGAAGTAACAGTTGAATATCTTAAGCACGCTGCTCCCATCGGCAATTTCCCATTCTATATGTTACTTGAAACAACAGGTAACAAAAAGGAGCACGACGATGAGAAAGTACGGGAGTTCCTGGAGTTTGCGATTGGACGTGGCATTGTTGCTGATGGTGTTCTGGCCTGTGAGCCATCGAAAGTTGAG AAACTGTGGCAGCTTCGCGAGCGAATTCCGGCCGCAACATACAGTAACAATTTCTGTTTGACATACGATCTATCGTTACCACTGGAAAGATTTTACGACATTGTACCAGCGATGAGAGAACGAGTTGGTCATTTGGTAAAAGTGGTTTGCGGTTTCGGACATATTG GTGATTCTAATATTCATTTAAACATAGCTGGAGATGTACTTACCAATGAAGTTCAGCAACTTGTCGATCCATTCGTGTATGAATTCAGCCGGAAGCTGAACGGAAGTGTTAGTGCTGAACATGGTATAGGTTTATTGAAACCAAAGTATTTAAGCTATTCCAAGTCTGCAGAAGCTATCGCCCTTATGAAACAGCTGAAGGTGATGATGGATCCAAAAGCGATTTTGAATCCTTACAAAGTATTAGTATGA